From the Streptomyces sp. NBC_00376 genome, one window contains:
- a CDS encoding transposase, with translation MEDGWAEVRPLLPVPTWLQGRGGQPEGYCHRQMLDAIRYLVAGGISWRAMPADFPAWGRVYAFFRRPDSAYAESAAVGVAAAEDLAQASKQP, from the coding sequence ATGGAAGATGGGTGGGCGGAGGTCCGGCCCTTGCTGCCGGTGCCGACCTGGCTCCAGGGCAGGGGCGGGCAGCCCGAGGGCTATTGCCACCGCCAGATGCTGGACGCGATCCGTTACCTGGTCGCGGGCGGGATCTCGTGGCGGGCGATGCCCGCGGACTTCCCGGCCTGGGGTCGGGTTTACGCCTTCTTCCGCCGTCCCGACTCGGCGTACGCGGAGAGCGCGGCGGTGGGGGTGGCAGCGGCGGAGGACCTGGCGCAGGCGTCGAAGCAGCCGTAG
- a CDS encoding ABC transporter permease encodes MRARRAGRGGDDRGRLKAARLGPRDVLHVGSAGLRSRPMRVVLSALGIAIGIATMISVVGISASSQAQLLRELDKLGTNLLVASPGDSMFAGQDVKLPEDAVGMVGRIKGVQEVGATADLDTTARRNEKIDKDDTGGIVVKATTGDLLRVLRGEVHSGSWLNNATGRYPSVVLGHVSAERLGITAPGQQVWIGNRYFTVVGILAPLPLAPEIERSALVGWEGAKRLLGFEGHPTSVYERSSDAAVQDVRKVMAATVDPRNPQNVKVTDPSAALQAKAATEGAFSSMLLGLGGIALLVGGVGVANTMIISVLERRYEIGLRRSLGATRGQIRIQFVAESLMLSGLGGLAGVALGAAATGVYAFSSGLPWVVPPWAVGGGFGATLVIGTIAGLYPAVRASCLSPTLALHAA; translated from the coding sequence GTGAGGGCGCGACGCGCGGGCCGCGGCGGCGACGACCGGGGGCGGCTGAAAGCGGCCCGGCTCGGCCCCCGGGACGTGCTGCACGTCGGCTCGGCGGGACTGCGCAGCCGGCCGATGCGGGTCGTGCTCTCCGCCCTGGGCATCGCCATCGGCATCGCGACGATGATCTCGGTGGTGGGCATCTCCGCCTCCAGCCAGGCCCAGCTGCTCCGGGAACTCGACAAGCTGGGCACCAACCTGCTCGTGGCCTCCCCCGGCGATTCGATGTTCGCCGGGCAGGACGTCAAGCTGCCCGAGGACGCGGTCGGGATGGTGGGCCGCATCAAGGGCGTCCAGGAGGTGGGCGCGACCGCCGACCTCGACACGACCGCACGCCGCAACGAGAAGATCGACAAGGACGACACGGGCGGAATCGTCGTCAAGGCGACCACCGGCGACCTGCTGCGGGTACTGCGCGGCGAGGTCCACAGCGGCAGCTGGCTCAACAACGCGACCGGACGCTACCCCTCCGTCGTGCTCGGCCATGTCTCCGCGGAGCGTCTCGGCATCACCGCTCCGGGCCAGCAGGTGTGGATCGGCAACCGGTACTTCACCGTGGTCGGCATCCTCGCCCCACTGCCGCTCGCCCCGGAGATCGAACGCTCCGCACTGGTCGGCTGGGAGGGTGCGAAGCGACTGCTGGGCTTCGAGGGCCACCCGACATCGGTGTACGAGCGCTCGTCCGACGCGGCGGTGCAGGACGTGCGCAAGGTCATGGCGGCGACGGTCGACCCGCGGAACCCGCAGAACGTAAAGGTCACCGACCCGTCGGCGGCACTCCAGGCCAAGGCGGCGACCGAAGGGGCGTTCAGCAGCATGCTTCTGGGCCTGGGCGGCATCGCGCTGCTCGTCGGCGGCGTCGGGGTCGCCAACACCATGATCATCTCGGTGCTGGAGCGGCGGTACGAGATCGGGCTGCGCCGCTCGCTCGGCGCGACCCGGGGCCAGATCCGCATCCAGTTCGTCGCGGAGTCGCTGATGCTCTCCGGCCTGGGCGGCCTGGCGGGCGTGGCGCTTGGCGCGGCAGCGACCGGGGTGTACGCGTTCTCCAGCGGGCTGCCCTGGGTGGTGCCGCCGTGGGCGGTCGGCGGTGGCTTCGGCGCGACGCTGGTGATCGGCACGATCGCGGGCCTCTACCCGGCGGTACGGGCGTCCTGTCTCTCACCGACGCTGGCGCTGCACGCGGCGTGA
- a CDS encoding ABC transporter ATP-binding protein codes for MSTVVGLMGVTKEYPGPVAALRGVDLTVEEGELLGIVGPSGSGKSTLLHIIGTLDRPTAGSVHIAGHDVAALSDRRLSALRAQHVGFVFQAFHLVPGVSARDNVAEGLLYSGLSRAVRRRRAADALERVGLADRLDHKPHQLSGGQKQRVAIARAVVGEPALLLADEPTGALDSASGEAVMKLLRDLNREGATIAVITHDTEIARDLPREVRIRDGQVVADVRNPSADVRDQSPGMGDPSTDVRDISGNGRSPATTGADQ; via the coding sequence ATGAGCACGGTCGTCGGCCTCATGGGCGTCACCAAGGAGTACCCGGGCCCGGTCGCCGCCCTGCGCGGGGTGGACCTCACCGTCGAGGAGGGCGAACTCCTCGGCATCGTCGGCCCGTCCGGCTCCGGCAAGTCCACGCTGCTGCACATCATCGGCACCCTGGACCGCCCCACCGCCGGGTCCGTCCACATCGCGGGGCACGACGTGGCGGCGCTCTCCGACCGCAGGCTCTCCGCGCTGCGTGCCCAGCACGTCGGCTTCGTCTTCCAGGCGTTCCACCTGGTGCCGGGTGTCAGCGCCCGCGACAACGTCGCGGAGGGCCTGCTGTACTCGGGCCTGTCCCGTGCCGTACGCCGCCGCAGGGCCGCCGACGCGCTGGAGCGGGTCGGGCTCGCCGACCGCCTCGACCACAAGCCCCACCAGCTCTCCGGCGGACAGAAACAGCGGGTCGCCATCGCACGGGCCGTCGTGGGGGAACCCGCGCTGCTGCTGGCCGACGAACCGACCGGGGCGCTCGACTCCGCGTCCGGGGAAGCGGTGATGAAGCTGCTGCGCGACCTCAACCGGGAGGGCGCCACCATCGCGGTCATCACGCACGACACCGAGATCGCCCGGGACCTGCCGCGCGAGGTGCGCATCCGGGACGGCCAGGTGGTCGCGGACGTACGCAACCCGTCCGCGGACGTACGCGATCAGTCCCCGGGCATGGGCGATCCGTCCACGGATGTGCGCGACATCTCCGGAAACGGCCGCTCCCCCGCCACGACGGGAGCGGACCAGTGA
- a CDS encoding efflux RND transporter periplasmic adaptor subunit, whose amino-acid sequence MVAAAAVLAVAAGSLALTQFGSAGETGGPRNTGLPPATAAVERRDLRDSAQADGTLGYDKQRKVNAGAGGTMTWTPRTGSTVKRNERLYEVDGRAVWLMYGSGPMYRTLKPGDRGRDVEQLERNLAELGYTGFTPDDEYTELTAAAVKRWQKSHDSERTGTVGPQDIAFSPGEVRIKSVEATVGELAQPGAPVLTTTGSERIVTFELDVAETQLAKAGTKVTVDLPDGSRAAGSVSSVGRTAKPGKDPQDNSPKVSLTVSFDKPDKVGGFDQAPVTVNLNGELHKDVLSVPVNALLALPGGGFGLQVVQDGRVRDVKVELGMFAEGRVEVSGGGLREGMKVGVPKI is encoded by the coding sequence ATGGTGGCCGCCGCGGCGGTCCTCGCCGTGGCGGCCGGGTCACTGGCTCTCACTCAGTTCGGCTCCGCCGGGGAGACGGGCGGCCCGAGGAACACCGGGCTGCCCCCGGCCACCGCCGCGGTCGAGCGCCGCGACCTGCGCGACAGCGCCCAGGCGGACGGCACTCTCGGCTACGACAAGCAGCGCAAGGTCAACGCGGGCGCGGGGGGCACCATGACCTGGACCCCGCGCACCGGCTCGACCGTCAAGCGGAACGAGCGGCTGTACGAGGTCGACGGTCGGGCGGTGTGGCTGATGTACGGCTCGGGGCCGATGTACCGGACGCTGAAGCCGGGCGACCGGGGCCGGGACGTGGAGCAGCTGGAGCGCAACCTCGCGGAGCTCGGCTACACCGGCTTCACCCCGGACGACGAGTACACCGAGCTGACCGCGGCCGCCGTCAAGCGCTGGCAGAAGTCCCACGACAGCGAGCGGACCGGAACGGTGGGGCCGCAGGACATCGCCTTCTCCCCGGGGGAGGTCCGGATCAAGAGCGTCGAGGCGACCGTCGGCGAACTGGCCCAGCCCGGCGCTCCGGTCCTCACCACGACCGGCTCCGAGCGCATCGTGACGTTCGAGCTCGACGTCGCCGAGACCCAGCTCGCCAAGGCGGGCACCAAGGTCACCGTCGATCTGCCGGACGGCAGCCGCGCGGCCGGGTCGGTCTCCTCGGTCGGCCGGACGGCGAAGCCCGGCAAGGACCCGCAGGACAACAGCCCCAAGGTCTCCCTGACCGTCTCCTTCGACAAGCCGGACAAGGTCGGCGGCTTCGACCAGGCGCCGGTCACGGTGAACCTGAACGGCGAGCTGCACAAGGACGTCCTCAGCGTCCCGGTGAACGCGCTGCTCGCGCTGCCCGGCGGCGGCTTCGGCCTCCAGGTCGTCCAGGACGGCAGGGTCCGCGATGTGAAGGTCGAGCTCGGAATGTTCGCCGAGGGCCGGGTCGAGGTGTCCGGCGGCGGGCTGCGCGAGGGCATGAAGGTCGGGGTGCCGAAGATATGA